A DNA window from Oscarella lobularis chromosome 8, ooOscLobu1.1, whole genome shotgun sequence contains the following coding sequences:
- the LOC136189900 gene encoding multiple epidermal growth factor-like domains protein 8, producing MDSHVVALALIVLFAQIGVIAPDCVRRTTHRDLYGTIHDGKDNYKASSVCEWLIEAPTANATIALSFTQYKTECGYDFVYVYDGDSYRNRLLASLSGDGLPPTLRARSGKMLVVLYSDANYALSGFVAHYAVEKCPYECSNAGQCVNGVCRCRYGFYGDGCEIDAFPKNCSGHGRRNATAMKCDCDEGFIGESCSFDDNEGSWNYKEHTWFTLSTRRDVFTPRMSHAGVYLSTTDTVWVYGGYDAYEIFGDLLVYNVKASEWRIVKNATRGPGPRFGHTVVLWQNRLLLFGGQISTKSLTNELWQFDVNTSTWQCLVESNCTDCPKPIAGHAACMVENRMFIYGGYSPQSGFTSRLWSYDVITGKWRKEPGSGTKSSRRRVVAHSMVYHSESKQIVIFGGYTSDKLLWSKRSSALLIYHTQFQYWTLEDAEDNPVEFGRASHSGTLFGNYLLIYGGGLHQHHVREECYSPNIHAYHLGCHKWTARTASSAFSSRSQPRGRIAHIGVKRDDGTLLVIGGFYGVASSDVLALRVSANLTDRPTPKTNQTHCDSMQTEVACTDDPQCFWCGSRTAKCQHYLLKSTCREPMQTNPCPDACIAAHNKCENCLRGVSWWPEDDPVQCGWCVQEQRCYRVNETRGRCRESASTFWWGRAQFLTAFDDCAVRDQPPALSRVCYKEPYNDSDPDLVGLIFSSQMEVFPEFTLEDQNMNTKCVARGYLRPQLLPVGSVAKEYRVRLFVAEIISATFKLGDEEAVGDIVIGESGGVSDPKEIVARRSSGMPVLPATIAEPNQTFPSYYFEMTEVVKNYHSNFERRKKPKAIWLQSNVNLDVFFNGTHLSPLTTTNVSRDYLESYASGSCAQHANCMSCVSDASCSWCNHNDQCLLRTALREDSCLRGLTSKSEYCSVCQDYNDCVSCVENGSCEWLDSHKTCGRRRGLWKAITDTKHCLKPCEKSLSCDECTRSAGCIWCSHLNLCLKSTSIISRNTFGQCSTIVGQYAAFKSCSVRDCSKAKDCNSCLDLVNCGWCGPVGDPSKGSCMRGDFQSAYDDRCSAFASERNITHLGNWEWSYGKCPDMRECELEKDSCHVNATCINTPDSYDCECNRGYRGDGLNCKRTCFHRCVEGVCFEAPEYECKCNVGWTGVTCNESCGCNGHSFCPQGYGLCDKCRHHTFGERCEFCLPGSYGNATDPKVGCKPCNCNNHSDAERGYCDRRTGMCYCVEGYRGDDCGKCSQGHYGNPLRGGKCYSECSGLTILPYRRFGSLGSAKGEGVLDPTTLSNCMWIITAVNQSELGSYSLNSSASLDAFYNASQSKRAKIVFHVDVLETSCFHDHVHVYDGLPDFLIPSHQSSSRKWEKLAAYCGSAKKKERAVVAHSGIMIVWYQGRGGGSSPGFNGTFEIRSCAGNCSGANEECGADDDSSACRCVTGYAGPNCDTLRCPMDCGGSLCDYARDVCSDCSSCNRSTSVGSVELFSRSTASPSSMKSGNLTSLPARTGHTMIYSATKDALYIFGGYSMQGGFCNDILKIIIHAGTWQIIEPKGVLPEGRYFHTVVERLGSLIFMGGVTARGTTDSVEYFGLDSESWHKGTKCPVSVAGHTTTRMKTPAMKTLAVLIGGYSSLSERFNRDVMVYNTFGESWQTYKAFGRSPEVFGHSTVHYSSFDRLIVYGGYTRLGLHGFTFSNALFVLSIDFNSKTSHWDEIFLDKPTFPEFGFHAAHIITESNSMLVIGGSSSSGSEALNTVFRIDCANWISEPPSSLLAVTASASVYFPDKQFAIVAGGFDGGIPIGDFVAVYPTIDPCRVLESTTCARIPGCVKCQKRKGCVSTGDPTSQCVEGTERPQSNCSMPLEPKTACSQLKSCQSCLFSQLSCHWCPCLDTCVTDEIYCSQCSAVSQIEQCPVPVQLPCTKLTNSRDCVAQSDCTWKQQSCANSTGDSPCSQKTTCADCAGADGCAWSSGLKTCLPEVELPLACIFGRCERVALAPTECPRSCARNTHCRACIQDLGCGWCAKPDGSGNGTCTEGTIDGSTSDVQCDLSSNVSSAVFGFWSYMKCPKEDECRNNHHTCRSDQICKNTDDSFDCQCNDGYEEDPGRDRCIPACKQSPCVHGICVRPEECECEFGYVGTACDKKCDCNSAGHCSDESTEGLKNCTECRNNTRGPQCSQCNPFYVGRLGNCVPCRDVCYKNSDVCVDKEQIKRLDLSLSLTQSEVESVLNLTRGPDQSNNVVCLSCRNHSRGDRCDECVEGYFNEAGIVSRRKIVGCRPCFCNGHSSRCDAKTGLRCQCSNHTRTQCDETNPLCYRYQCAECAASYMGNATDGFPCYEKVAVGVLKQVSSGAQSRLFGIWPSQVNVDIHLTIWILNGTSDVYVGTGNHDVRLTVDRRTGAHAARFTTDSYKPVSGGGDDDDDYKPTVVRMLDIEDRLFLRQFRGQLRVIIPYASFRLQSQKFFVALLGTSDDYRSFVYFRQDSPEINLFIFFSVFFSGFFLFLAFCVLVWKLKQEMDRRRMVHQEAIEMEERKRRPTGKTSFLCEREIPIAGRFKFSSKRSVVVSPVAVQSTDDGRARVGTFLFQLPGSPFDPMNISLASALLAKSFRDVRRSSVDYFPIADRSRRLKRVSAV from the exons ATGGACtcgcacgtcgtcgctctaGCGCTCATCGTTCTCTTTGCACAAATCGGCGTTATTGCGCCCGATTGCGTGCGAAGAACGACGCACAGAGATCTCTATGGAACAATTCACGACGGCAAAGACAACTATAAAGCGAGTAGCGTGTGCGAATGGCTTATCGAAG CGCCTACCGCGAATGCCACAATCGCTCTCTCCTTCACCCAATACAAGACCGAATGCGGATACGATTTCGTGTACGTCTACGATGGCGATTCCTACCggaatcgtcttctcgccaGTTTGAGCGGCGACGGGCTACCGCCCACTCTTCGCGCTCGTTCAGGAAAG ATGCTGGTGGTTTTATATAGCGACGCCAACTACGCTTTATCCGGTTTTGTGGCTCACTACGCAGTTGAGAAGTGCCCGTATGAGTGTTCAAACGCCGGTCAGTGTGTCAATGGCGTTTGTCGATGTCGCTATGGGTTCTACGGGGACGGGTGTGAAATCGATGCGTTTCCGAAAAATTGCTCTGGACATGGAAGACGAAATGCG ACTGCTATGAAGTGTGATTGCGACGAGGGATTCATTGGAGAGTCGTGCTCCTTTGATGATAATGAAGGCAGTTGGAATTATAAGGAGCACACGTGGTTCACGCTCtcgacgcgtcgcgacgTTTTCACACCGCGCATGTCTCACGCTGGCGTCTATCTTTCGACGACAGACACCGTGTGGGTCTATGGAG GGTATGATGCCTATGAAATTTTTGGTGACTTACTTGTGTACAATGTCAAGGCAAGCGAGTGGCGTATTGTGAAGAATGCAACCCGGGGACCA GGACCTCGTTTTGGGCATACCGTAGTACTGTGGCAGAATCGTCTCTTGCTCTTCGGTGGCCAAATCTCTACTAAGTCTTTAACAAACGAATTGTGGCAGTTCGATGTGAATACGTCCACCTGGCAATGCCTCGTCGAATCCAACTGCACCGACTGTCCGAAACCAATAGCCGGACACGCAGCATGCATGGTGGAAAATCGCATGTTCATCTACGGAG GTTATTCGCCCCAGAGCGGCTTCACGTCGAGGCTCTGGtcctatgacgtcataacagGAAAATGGAGAAAGGAACCCGGAAGCGGAACGAAATCGTCTCGGCGTCGTGTCGTCGCTCATTCCATGGTCTATCACAGCGAATCGAAACAGATTGTAATATTCGGTGGATACACGTCAGATAAACTTCT TTGGTCGAAACGATCTTCCGCCTTGCTCATCTATCACACGCAATTCCAGTATTGGACACTCGAAGACGCGGAGGACAATCCCGTCGAATTCGGTCGCGCCTCCCACTCGGGAACTCTCTTTGGAAACTATCTACTCATATATG gcggCGGTCTTCATCAGCATCACGTTCGCGAAGAATGCTATTCTCCCAACATTCACGCCTACCACTTGGGCTGTCACAAGTGgacggcgagaacggcgtcgtccgCCTTCTCCTCCCGATCCCAGCCGCGTGGTCGCATCGCTCACATTGGCGtcaaacgcgacgacgggacTCTACTCGTCATCGGCGGTTTCtacggcgtcgcgtcgagcGACGTTCTCGCGTTGCGAGTCTCGGCGAACCTCACCGATCGACCGACGCCTAAAACGAATCAAACGCATTGCGATTCGATGCAAACCGAAGTCGCCTGCACCGACGATCCACAGTGTTTCTGGTGCGGCAGTCGAACGGCAAAGTGCCAACACTATCTCCTCAAGAGCACCTGTCGCGAACCGATGCAGACGAACCCGTGTCCGGACGCGTGCATAGCGGCGCATAACAAATGCGAGAATTGTCTCCGTGGCGTCTCCTGGTGGCCGGAGGACGATCCCGTTCAATGCGGCTGGTGCGTTCAGGAGCAACGCTGCTATCGCGTCAACGAAACGCGAGGTCGGTGTCGCgagagcgcgtcgacgttctggTGGGGTCGAGCTCAGTTTTTgacggcgttcgacgactgCGCCGTACGCGATCAGCCGCCCGCTTTGTCGCGCGTTTGCTATAAGGAGCCGTATAACGATTCCGATCCCGATCTCGTCGGACTCATCTTCAGCTCTCAAATGGAAGTTTTTCCTGAGTTTACGTTGGAGGATCAGAACATGAATACGAAGTGCGTTGCGCGCGGATATTTGCGTCCCCAGTTGTTGCCGGTTGGCTCGGTGGCGAAGGAGTATAGAGTTCGGCTGTTTGTTGCTGAAATCATATCAGCAACTTTTAAATTAGGGGACGAAGAAGCGGTTGGG GATATTGTTATTGGTGAATCAGGCGGGGTTAGTGATCCTAAAGAAATAGTGGCTCGTCGAAGTAGCGGAATGCCTGTCCTACCTGCAACGATTGCCGAACCCAATCAGACGTTTCCTTCGTATTACTTCGAAATGACCGAAGTGGTAAAAAACTACCATTCTAATTTtgaacgaagaaagaaaccCAAAGCGATTTGGTTGCAATCGAACGTGAatctcgacgtctttttcaacgGCACTCAC TTGTCGccactgacgacgacgaacgtgaGTCGGGATTATTTGGAATCGTACGCGTCCGGATCTTGCGCGCAGCACGCGAATTGCATGAGCTGCGTTTCGGACGCGAGCTGCAGTTGGTGCAATCACAACGATCAATGTTTGCTTCGAACGGCGTTGAGAGAAGACAGTTGTTTGCGCGGActgacgtcgaagagcgAGTACTGCTCCGTTTGTCAAGACTATAACGACTGCGTCAGCTGTGTAGAA AATGGGAGCTGCGAGTGGCTGGATAGTCACAAGACTTGCGGTCGGCGTCGCGGCTTGTGGAAGGCGATCACGGATACGAAACACTGTCTCAAACCCTGTGAAAA ATCGCTGTCGTGTGACGAGTGCACTAGGAGTGCGGGATGCATCTGGTGCAGTCACCTGAATCTTTGCCTGAAATCTACAAGCATAATATCGCGGAATACATTTGGACAATGCTCAACGATCGTTGGACA GTACGCCGCTTTCAAGTCGTGTTCAGTGAGAGATTGCAGCAAAGCGAAAGACTGTAATTCTTGTCTTGACTTGGTGAATTGCGGCTGGTGTGGTCCGGTGGGCGATCCATCGAAAGGAAG ttGCATGAGAGGCGATTTTCAGTCGGCGTATGATGACAGATGCTCCGCGTTTGCATCTGAACGCAATATAAC ACATTTGGGAAATTGGGAGTGGAGTTACGGAAAGTGTCCGGATATGCGCGAATGCGAATTAGAGAAGGACAGTTGTCACGTAAACGCGACCTGTATCAACACACCGGATTCGTATGATTGCGAGTGCAATCGCGGTTACCGAGGAGACGGTCTCAATTGCAAAAGAAC GTGCTTTCATCGCTGCGTTGAAGGCGTCTGCTTTGAGGCACCGGAATATGAGTGCAAATGTAACGTCGGTTGGACGGGAGTCACGTGTAACGAGTCCTGTGGCTGCAATGGGCACAGTTTCTGCCCGCAAGGATACGGCCTCTGCGACAAGTGCAGGC ATCACACCTTTGGTGAGCGTTGCGAATTCTGTCTTCCCGGATCGTACGGAAATGCGACCGATCCGAAAGTGGGGTGCAAGCCTTGCAACTGCAACAATCATAGCGATGCTGAGAGAGGTTACTGCGATCGCAGAACCGGCATGTGCTATTGCGTGGAAGGATACAGAGGCGATGATTGCGGCAAGTGCAGTCAGGGACACTACGGAAACCCACT ACGTGGTGGCAAGTGTTATTCCGAGTGCTCGGGGCTCACTATTCTCCCCTATCGACGCTTTGGCTCCCTAGGCTCGGCCAAAGGCGAAGGCGTTCTCGATCCAACGACTCTTTCGAATTGCATGTGGATCATCACGGCAGTCAATCAGTCCGAACTCGGCAGCTACTCTCTCAATTCTTCCGCTTCTCTCGACGCCTTCTACAACGCGAGTCAATCCAAGAGAGCCAAGATTGTATTTCACGTTGACGTTCTCGAAACGAGTTGCTTTCACGACCACGTGCACGTGTACGACGGGCTGCCTGACTTTCTCATTCCCAGCCACCAAAGTTCTAGTCGTAAGTGGGAAAAATTGGCTGCCTACTGCGGCAGCGctaagaagaaagaacgcgccgtcgtcgcgcatTCCGGGATTATGATAGTGTGGTATCAGggacgcggcggcggatccAGTCCCGGGTTCAACGGAACGTTCGAAATTCGTTCGTGTGCGGGCAATTGTTCCGGCGCCAACGAGGAGTGCGGCgcggacgacgattcgtcagCGTGCAGGTGCGTCACTGGCTATGCAGGCCCCAACTGCGACACGCTTCGTTGTCCCATGGATTGCGGAGGATCTCTGTGTGATTAT GCTAGAGATGTGTGTAGTGATTGCTCCTCGTGCAATCGCAGTACGTCTGTCGGCTCTGTGGAACTTTTCTCGCGATCTACTGCCTCACCGTCATCGATGAAGAGCgggaatttgacgtcacttcccgCTCGCACCGGTCACACGATGATTTATAGCGCCACCAAAGATGCTCTGTACATATTTGGCGGCTATTCCATGCAAGGCGGCTTTTGCAATGATATactaaaaattattattcaTGCGGGAACGTGGCAAATTATTGAACCCAAAGGGGTTCTTCCGGAAGGACGCTACTTTCAcaccgtcgtcgagagactg GGTTCTCTTATTTTTATGGGAGGAGTGACTGCTCGAGGAACGACGGACTCGGTTGAATATTTTGGTCTAGATTCAGAGAGCTGGCATAAAGGGACAAAG tgTCCCGTTTCTGTTGCTGGCCACACGACGACTCGCATGAAAACGCCTGCTATGAAAACGCTTGCTGTTCTCATTGGCGGCTATTCCTCGTTATCGGAAAGATTcaatcgtgacgtcatggtGTACAACACGTTTGGAGAATCCTGGCAAACGTATAAGGCGTTTGGACGAAGTCCCGAAG TTTTTGGTCATTCGACCGTGCATTATTCGTCATTTGATCGTCTGATTGTCTATGGCGGCTACACGAGGCTTGGCTTGCATGGCTTCACCTTTTCCAATGCTCTCTTTGTCCTCAGTATCGATTTTAATAGCAAGACTTCGCACTGGGATGAAATCTTTCTAGACAAG CCTACGTTTCCTGAATTTGGTTTCCACGCCGCTCATATCATTACCGAATCGAATAGTATGCTTGTCATTGGtggatcgtcgtcttcaggcAGCGAAGCATTGAACACCGTCTTCCGAATCGACTGTGCAAACTGGATATCag agCCGCCTTCGTCTCTCCTCGCTGTAACGGCTTCAGCATCTGTCTATTTTCCCGACAAACAATTCGCTATCGTCGCCGGCGGTTTCGACGGCGGAATTCCCATAGGCGACTTCGTTGCCGTCTACCCGACCATCGATCCGTGCCGCGTcctcgaatcgacgacctGTGCGAGAATTCCGGGATGCGTCAAATGTCAAAAGCGAAAAGGTTGCGTTTCGACAGGAGATCCCACATCTCAGTGCGTGGAGGGCACAGAACGTCCTCAGAGCAATTGTTCCATGCCGCTGGAACCGAAAACGGCGTGCTCGCAATTGAAATCGTGTCAGTCCTGTCTGTTTTCCCAGCTCAGCTGTCATTGGTGTCCCTGTCTCGACACGTGTGTCACCGACGAGATCTACTGCTCCCAGTGCTCCGCCGTGTCGCAGATTGAACAATGTCCTGTACCAGTGCAGCTCCCGTGCACCAAATTGACGAATAGCCGCGATTGCGTCGCTCAATCCGACTGCACGTGGAAACAACAAAGTTGCGCGAATTCGACTGGCGATTCGCCTTGTtcgcagaagacgacgtgcgCCGACTGCGCTGGCGCAGACGGCTGCGCGTGGAGTAGCGGCTTGAAGACGTGTCTCCCCGAAGTCGAACTACCGCTCGCGTGCATTTTCGGACGATGCGAGCGCGTCGCGCTCGCGCCGACCGAATGCCCCCGTTCGTGTGCGAGAAACACGCACTGTCGCGCCTGCATACAGGATTTAGGTTGCGGTTGGTGCGCTAAGCCGgacggcagcggcaacgGAACGTGCACGGAGGGCACGATCgacggatcgacgtcggACGTCCAATGCGAtctgtcgtcgaacgtctcgtCGGCCGTCTTCGGCTTCTGGTCGTACATGAAATGCCCGAAAGAGGACGAGTGCCGCAATAATCATCATACGTGTCGTTCCGATCAGATATGCAAGAATACGGACGATTCGTTTGACTGCCAATGTAATGACGGATACGAGGAGGATCCAGGACGCGATCGATGCATTCCGGCGTGCAAGCAATCGCCTTGCGTGCACGGAATCTGCGTGCGTCCCGAAGAATGCGAGTGCGAGTTTGGATACGTCGGAACGGCGTGCGACAAAAAATGTGACTGTAACAGTGCCGGACACTGCAGTGACGAATCGACAGAAGGATTAAAAAACTGCACGGAATGTCGGAATAACACGCGG GGGCCGCAGTGCTCACAGTGCAATCCATTCTATGTTGGAAGGTTGGGAAATTGCGTCCCGTGTAGGGACGTCTGCTACAAAAATTCCGACGTGTGCGTGGACAAGGAACAGATCAAGCGGCTCGACCTGTCGCTCTCCTTAACCCAAAGCGAA GTCGAGTCTGTTCTGAATCTAACAAGAGGTCCTGACCAGTCGAACAACGTCGTTTGCCTTAGCTGTCGCAATCACAGCAGGGGCGATCGCTGCGACGAATGCGTCGAGGGATACTTCAACGAGGCAGGAATCGTTTCCCGACGTAAAATCGTCGGCTGTCGACCGTGCTTTTGCAACGGTCACTCGTCGCGTTGCGACGCCAAAACGGGATTGCGTTGCCAGTGCTCCAATCACACGCGGACTCAatgcgacgagacgaatccGCTTTGCTATCGCTACCAGTGCGCCGAGTGCGCGGCCAGTTACATGGGCAACGCGACCGACGGTTTTCCTTGCTACGAAAAAGTAGCCGTCGGCGTTCTAAAGCAGGTCTCATCGGGCGCGCAGAGTCGCTTATTCGGCATCTGGCCGAGCCAGGTCAACGTCGATATTCACTTGACGATATGGATACTCAACGGGACGTCCGACGTTTACGTCGGCACGGGAAATCACGACGTTCGTCTGACGGTCGATCGTCGGACGGGCGCGCATGCCGCTCGGTTTACGACCGATTCGTACAAGCCCGtttccggcggcggcgacgacgacgacgattataAGCCGACTGTCGTTCGTATGCTCGACATTGAGGAtcggctttttcttcgtcaatttCGCGGGCAGTTGCGCGTGATTATTCCCTatgcgtcgtttcgtcttcagTCGCAGAAGTTTTTCGTTGCGCTTTTGGGAACGAGTGACGATtatcgttcgttcgtctaTTTTCGTCAGGATTCGCCCGAGATTaatcttttcattttcttctccgttttcttttcgggattctttctttttctcgccttttgCGTTCTCGTTTGGAAATTGAAGCAGGAGATGGATCGGCGACGAATGGTTCATCAGGAAGCGATCGAAATggaggagagaaaacgtcgtccGACGGGCAAAACGAGTTTCCTTTGCGAAAGGGAAATTCCTATTGCAGGACGATTCAAATTCTCGTCTAAAAGATCCGTTGTTGTTAGTCCTGTTGCTGTGCAGTCGACCGATGACGGACGAGCGCGAGTGGGaacgtttctctttcaactGCCCGGTTCTCCGTTCGATCCGATGAATATTTCGCTTGCTAGCGCTCTTTTGGCGAAGTCTTTCAGGGACGTTCGTCGTTCTAGTGTAGATTATTTTCCAATAGCTGATAGAAGTCGTCGACTCAAGAGAGTTAGTGCTGTGTAG
- the LOC136189918 gene encoding uncharacterized protein isoform X1, producing the protein MILEITCPTQTMAAKTWFVFCSFIASAAALDNGLAKTPPMGWSSWNHFHRNINETLFYETAQAMIDSGMQAAGYKYVNFDGGWWKGHDTHTAVRNSSGYLQFDEKEFPKGMKALGDFYHSKGLLFGHYTDSGLHFCNGDKPASQGYEKQDAAQFISWGIDMLKLDACGSTVEAETVIKLWEGLLNMSKRPILFSNCHNGCMLQAGRQSWSSWCGEYTNMWRSSGDIGSSWDRVLKNLDTLVGNGDKGQPGRWNDPDFLEVGNDPLTDSQNRAHFSLWCVTSAPLIAGNDVRNMTKEVRDILTNKYAIQVNQEYAGNAGDRVSQNGSAEVWAKPLPETSGLAGAKAFGVVLFNRNGSQSIDFDFQFTALNMTSDTRCGVFDIWAQKSMPNAMGSIKRTVPVNDVAFLRLTECQGSAL; encoded by the exons ATGATATTGGAGATCACGTGTCCCACTCAGACAATGGCTGCCAAGACGTGGTTCGTTTTCTGCAGTTTCATCGCTTCTGCAGCGGCTCTCGACAACGGATTAGCTAAGACTCCACCAA TGGGATGGAGCAGCTGGAATCACTTCCATCGCAACATCAACGAAACTCTTTTCTACGAAACGGCTCAGGCGATGATCGATTCAGGCATGCAA GCAGCCGGCTACAAATACGTCAACTTCGACGGAGGTTGGTGGAAAGGACATGACACTCACACGGCGGTGAGAAATTCGTCAGGATACCTGCAG TTCGATGAGAAGGAATTTCCTAAAGGCATGAAAGCTCTTGGAGACTTTTACCACTCAAAAGGGCTTCTATTTGG ACATTATACTGACAGTGGACTTCACTTTTGTAATGGAGACAAACCCGCCAGTCAG GGTTATGAGAAACAGGATGCTGCTCAGTTTATATCATGGGGAATTGACATGCTGAAGCTTGATGCATGCGGTAGCACG GTTGAAGCAGAAACGGTCATAAAGCTCTGGGAGGGGCTTCTCAACATGTCAA AACGACCcattcttttttcaaattgtcACAATGGCTGTATGCTGCAGGCGGGTCGTCAAAGCTGGTCTTCCTGGTGTGGAG aatACACCAATATGTGGAGAAGCTCTGGAGACATCGGAAGTTCATGGGATCGAGTTCTAAAGAATCTGGATACACTGGTTGGAAATGGAGATAAGGGGCAACCGGGCCGTTGGAATGATCCTG ACTTTCTTGAAGTGGGAAATGATCCACTTACCGATAGTCAAAATCGCGCTCACTTCAGCCTGTGGTGCGTCACATCGGCTCCTCTCATAGctggaaatgacgtcagaaatatGACCAAA GAGGTGCGTGATATATTGACGAACAAGTACGCTATTCAAGTTAATCAGGAATACGCGGGAAACGCAGGTGATCGTGTCTCACAAAACGGCTCTGCCGAG GTGTGGGCTAAGCCGTTACCGGAGACGAGCGGTTTAGCCGGTGCAAAAGCTTTCGGTGTTGTCCTCTTTAATCGCAATGGATCGCAGTCGAtagactttgattttcaattcacTGCATTGAATATGACTTCGGATACTCGATGCGGTGTTTTTGACATTTGGGCTCAGAAATCAATGCCGAATGCTATGGGATCTATCAAACG AACCGTTCCTGTCAATGACGTTGCGTTTTTGCGTCTGACAGAGTGCCAAGGTAGTGCTCTCTGA
- the LOC136189918 gene encoding uncharacterized protein isoform X2 encodes MILEITCPTQTMAAKTWFVFCSFIASAAALDNGLAKTPPMGWSSWNHFHRNINETLFYETAQAMIDSGMQAAGYKYVNFDGGWWKGHDTHTAVRNSSGYLQFDEKEFPKGMKALGDFYHSKGLLFGHYTDSGLHFCNGDKPASQGYEKQDAAQFISWGIDMLKLDACGSTVEAETVIKLWEGLLNMSKRPILFSNCHNGCMLQAGRQSWSSWCGEYTNMWRSSGDIGSSWDRVLKNLDTLVGNGDKGQPGRWNDPDFLEVGNDPLTDSQNRAHFSLWCVTSAPLIAGNDVRNMTKEVRDILTNKYAIQVNQEYAGNAGDRVSQNGSAEVWAKPLPETSGLAGAKAFGVVLFNRNGSQSIDFDFQFTALNMTSDTRCGVFDIWAQKSMPNAMGSIKRTVPVNDVAFLRLTECQVF; translated from the exons ATGATATTGGAGATCACGTGTCCCACTCAGACAATGGCTGCCAAGACGTGGTTCGTTTTCTGCAGTTTCATCGCTTCTGCAGCGGCTCTCGACAACGGATTAGCTAAGACTCCACCAA TGGGATGGAGCAGCTGGAATCACTTCCATCGCAACATCAACGAAACTCTTTTCTACGAAACGGCTCAGGCGATGATCGATTCAGGCATGCAA GCAGCCGGCTACAAATACGTCAACTTCGACGGAGGTTGGTGGAAAGGACATGACACTCACACGGCGGTGAGAAATTCGTCAGGATACCTGCAG TTCGATGAGAAGGAATTTCCTAAAGGCATGAAAGCTCTTGGAGACTTTTACCACTCAAAAGGGCTTCTATTTGG ACATTATACTGACAGTGGACTTCACTTTTGTAATGGAGACAAACCCGCCAGTCAG GGTTATGAGAAACAGGATGCTGCTCAGTTTATATCATGGGGAATTGACATGCTGAAGCTTGATGCATGCGGTAGCACG GTTGAAGCAGAAACGGTCATAAAGCTCTGGGAGGGGCTTCTCAACATGTCAA AACGACCcattcttttttcaaattgtcACAATGGCTGTATGCTGCAGGCGGGTCGTCAAAGCTGGTCTTCCTGGTGTGGAG aatACACCAATATGTGGAGAAGCTCTGGAGACATCGGAAGTTCATGGGATCGAGTTCTAAAGAATCTGGATACACTGGTTGGAAATGGAGATAAGGGGCAACCGGGCCGTTGGAATGATCCTG ACTTTCTTGAAGTGGGAAATGATCCACTTACCGATAGTCAAAATCGCGCTCACTTCAGCCTGTGGTGCGTCACATCGGCTCCTCTCATAGctggaaatgacgtcagaaatatGACCAAA GAGGTGCGTGATATATTGACGAACAAGTACGCTATTCAAGTTAATCAGGAATACGCGGGAAACGCAGGTGATCGTGTCTCACAAAACGGCTCTGCCGAG GTGTGGGCTAAGCCGTTACCGGAGACGAGCGGTTTAGCCGGTGCAAAAGCTTTCGGTGTTGTCCTCTTTAATCGCAATGGATCGCAGTCGAtagactttgattttcaattcacTGCATTGAATATGACTTCGGATACTCGATGCGGTGTTTTTGACATTTGGGCTCAGAAATCAATGCCGAATGCTATGGGATCTATCAAACG AACCGTTCCTGTCAATGACGTTGCGTTTTTGCGTCTGACAGAGTGCCAAG TGTTTTGA